The Cytophagia bacterium CHB2 genomic sequence GGTATCTATAAACGTGTGTGCAAGGCCGGTATTGTTGCCCAAATAATAGGCAACGCCCTCCACCATTTGTGCTGAAAAACCTTTCTTGTCGTTGACCACATCAAACTGCGCCAGCGGCCTGCCGTTGCCAAGCGGCCCGGTGCCGCGTCCGGTGCTGATGACCTTGACGTCGCGGAATTCCGGATCGGTGGCGCGATAGACGCGGTAACCTTCAAAATCATTTTCGAGTGTCACCGGGTCGATGCCGCGCTCTGCTTGATCATCCCAGGAAAGGCGCACGTAACCATCACCGGCTTCCGCTGTAACCGTCGGCATAGGCGGGGGCACGGCAAATTGGTAGTTGGCATTATAAATGAGCTGCACGATTTGAACGGTGTTCTCCAGTTCTTCCAAGTCCGCGCCAAATGCCAGCGCGAGACTGAAACGTTCGGTTCTGCCGGCTTTCAATGTGAATGGCCCGGAGGCGAACACAAAACCGATGTTGTAATTCAATGCCAACGGCGGATCGAAACGTTTCGCCGGATCCGGATCGGAGAATTGATCATACAGGCGTTTGGGCCAGTTCCTGCCGTCATCAAAAAACACGATGCCATCGACATCCTGGCTGGGGTTGCCTGCGCCCGCGCGAATACGATTGAACTTGAAACCCGTGAGGCCAATCTGATCGGACTCGTGCAAATCCGTGCGGTCAAAATTCGTTTCGCCATTCGTCGGAATGCCGTCCCCCTCGCCGGTGTCATTCGTGCCGAACACGCCGTCCACGCCGGCATCATGCAATTCTGCCACCCAATCAAAGTCTTCATCGCCGGTCCACCAACGTCCCGCGCGGTAGGCGGAACGGCTTTCGACCGTGCCGTGCTCGCGCTCAAAATTCGCCTGGTTATAATTCGCCAGGAAATAGGCTTTGATATTGTCTTGTCCGGTGATGAGTTGTCCCGGCCCGCCGTCGCGTTTTTCGTCGATGATGCCGTCGTTATCATTATCAATGCCGTCTTCGGGCTTGCCGGGAGTCTCTAAATAACCGTAACCCAAATAACCGGTGGGATAACAATTCGTGCCCAAGGCATCGCCGTGGCCGCCTTTATCCCAGGTATAAACCAGATTCAGATTACCGCGCTTGGTGTAGAATGCGTTATCGTCATCCGATTCCGCGATGCCGTCGCATGAAATCGAAGAGCCGCCCACACCGGAATCCATATACAAGCCGAAAATGATGTTCTCGTTGTAGTCCGTAGTGCCTTCGTTGGTGATGTCATAATGCCAGAAGATCACATTGGAGGATTGTGGATTGGCCCACTGAAAGCCGCGTACTTCAATGCGCAAGCCCAGGCCCCGGCGCGTGGAATCGCGGCGGTCGGGATAAAAATCCCAGGCATCATAAAAATCATCGTCCATCACGGTATAGCTTTCCTGATCGGCGTTGGGCCGCTTGCCAAAATAGCCGTTCCAACTGCCGGCCCATCCGGGATCATCGGGATCATTGGCTTTATCGGGCCAGGCATCAGGCCAGGTGCGCGGATCGTTGCTGATCGCGGGTGAGCGGCCCCGGTTTATATTCGGATCTGCTTGAAAAAAATCCGGGCGCGGCTCGAAACGCATGATGCGATTGCGATAGGGGCTGGCTTGTTGCCGCTCGCGAAAACCGGTTTCCATGATGTGTGAGGTTTTGCCGTTGTTCTCCTGAATTCGCGCAAGTACGAACGGGGTGATGCCGTCGCTGTAATTCAACCCACTGCCCTTGGGCACTTCGGCGGAATGAAACACGCTGAGGTCGACGCCGATGGGATCCGGAGGATAATCGCCGACCATGCCGTAGTTATAAAAAACCGTGCGAATGTTCGCGGCATCGTGCGTGCCCGCACGCTCGGCATCCACGCGCCCGCGTTTTTCGGGCGGCACCACGGGCTGAAACTGGGCTTGGGCGGCGGTGACGAGAGCCATACAAGTGATACACACGAGTCGTCTGAATTTCATAACCTAGGTCTCCTTGACTAAACGAAAGGCCAATCCGAGATTGCGTGTCACGGCCAGCAAACTTACCTCGCCCCCACCGTCAGCCCCACTTCAATTCGGCGCGGCGGATAGTAGCGATTGGGATCCGCCAGCGTCGTACGGTCAGTCTCAGGATTCAAAGAATAATCCGGGCTGCCAGTGTTGCTGAAGACGAAACCGTTAGAGAAACGGCCGTCCAACACGTTAAATCCGCGCCCAAACACACTCATGTTAAAACCGGCGAATTTGAAAAACTTTTCTGCCCGCACATCCACCAGCACAAACGCGGGTTTGCGTCCGGAGTTGGCTTCCAAATCTGCGCCGAAGCCTGATCCGATTTCCGGCGTGAAGGGCTGGCCGCCGCCGTAGCGAATAATCGTGCTGAGGGAAAAATTGCCGGGCTTGTCCATCGTAATCGTCGCGTTCAACGTGTGGCGTTGATCCCAATTCAAAGGCACCTGGCGCGGCCGCGGGTCTTCGCCGGCAGAGGCGCGCGTTGCAGTTTCGCGCGGATCGCTGGAATTGCCCTGCGCGCGCTGCCAGGTATAATCGAGCATGGTGCTGATGAGGCCGAGACGGCGTTGATCGAGCGCGATGGTAAAGCCCAGCACGTTGCCAAAATCGACGTTCGTGAGGCGCGCATATTCCGCCGCCGCATACGTTGAAATGAACTCGACGCCGAGCAAGTCGCGGATATCCTTGTAGAAGATACTGAAATCAAGGCCGAGAAAATCCGTAATGGCGTGCTTATAGCCGAATTCATATTGCACCGTGCGCTCGGGCTTGATGTCGGGATTGCCGAACACGCTGTAGTTGCTTGCGCCCGCTTGCAGCTCGCTCAACAGCGAGTAGTCGGAATTGTTGAAGAGCTGGCCGAGACCGGGATATTGATAGAAATGGCCATATGCAAAGAACAGCGCCGCGGTGGTGGAGATGGGATAGGACACGCCAATACGCGGCGCGAGGGAAGACTTGGCCGTGGTCGCTTTCGGCGAGGAGAGCGGCGCTCCGGCAATCGCGTTCGCCGGATTTTGCAAATCGCTGGGCAACGTCGCGCGCGCGTCAAAGTATTCCCAGCGCGCGCCCGCGCGCACAATCAAATCCTGCCACTCGATTTGATCTTGCGCATAAGCCGAGAACGCAATGGGTTTGTAGGTTTCAAGCTCTTGAAACGAAAATAGCGGCGTGCTTACCAAACGGCGCTCGATCAAGGTGCCGCCCGGGCTGTAGATCAGCCCCGGCACACCGAATCTCAAATCCGAGTATTGAAATTCGGCGCCGATTTTAAGCAAATGATCACGCTTAACCTGGCTGGTCAGGCTGCCCTTGAAAACGTAGCTGTTCGTGCGTTGTTTGAAGCGTGTGAAATCGACGCCTTGCACGGTGAGGCCGATGTTGTAGTTGGCGTCGCCTTTCGCCGGGCCGGCCGCGTCATAGCGCGCGTCATAAAAATCTTCATACACGAAGTCTTGATAGTCAAAAAGATTTTGGCGAAAGCTTAAATTATAAAACGTGTTTTTCGAAACCGTATGCGTCACATCGAAGCCATGAACGAACGAGTAGGTGCGCTGTTTGGAAGCGCCGTCGGGGTTATAAAAAAAACCAAAATTGTAGCGCTTGTTGTCGATCCAATTACCCAACGCTTGATACGACAACTCCAGGCTGTTCCACGAGCGGTTGGTGATTTTCACCAGACCCGACCATTCACGCGAGTATTCCAGCGGCACCTCGGCGCTGTCGCCGGTGGGCGTGAACACCCGGGTTTCAAAATCCGCGCGATCGGTGGGATTGAATGCCCGAATGCCGTAGATGTAACCGTCATTAACGTAGCGCCGCCCGCTGACAATAAAAAACGTTTTGGGCAGGCCGGTCGGGCCGCTCACACTGAGTTGATAATTTTGCAGAGAAAGCGGGCGAAACTCGTCATCCACCCGGCGGCGATCCCCGCTGGTAAACATGTAATCGCTTGCAAATGCTTCGGCGTTCCATTTAAAATAATCCGAACCGGTTTTCAGCACAGCATTGACCACGCCGCTCATGGCCTGGCCATATTCCGCGTCGAACGTGCCGCTGATGACTTGCACCTCCTGCAACAGCGAGCGGTCGATGCGCAAAGTCGAGCTGTTGTCATAGGGATTGTTGACCGTGACGCCGTTGATCTGGTATTGCACCTCGCCGAGACGGCCGCCGCGAAAATGGCCGTCCACCACGCCCGCCTGCAGATTCACCACGTCATTCAACTCCTGCACCGGCAGCGTGGCGATGTTCTCGCTGGTGACCGTGGCCACGGAACTGGTCAGATTCGTCTCCACGACCGGACGCTGCGCCGTCACCACCACTTCCTCGCCGGCAAGCGTTTCCTCGCTCAACTCGACGTTTTGTATGGTGGTCTTATCGCTGGTAATCAAAATGTTTTGGATCACCATCGTTTGATAGCCGATGATGCTGTACTGCACGCGATACGTGCCGGGCGGGATGTTGAGGATGTTGTAATAGCCATCGAGATCCGCCGCGGCGCCGAGGGTCGTTCCCACCAGAACGATGCTCGCTCCGGGAAGAGGCTCTTTCTGCTTGTCCAATACGCGGCCAGAGAGTTTGCCGGTGGTACCGGCATGGCCAACAGAAAAAACGCTGAGCAAAAAAACCAAAATCATTGCGCGCATTCGCCCCGGCCATCTGTGCAAGCGCTGGTAAGGTTTGCGGACTGGGAGCATTGGAAGGAACATACTCGCCTCTCTGCCAAGATTATCGTGGAAAATTTGAACGGTTTTGAAGAAAACAAATACCAAAATTACTTCTTACGTGGTTTTGATTTCTACTGACCAAAACATTTTTGGAATCCTATTGCTGTTTGTCAATGCAAAAAATCACCGCAAACGAGCCGGACCAATGAAGCAAATTTCCAACGGATGACGGCGGCCAACGGGCTTTATTTTATTCATTCGTTAACAGATTTTATTTGGAGAAATCTTTGCTTGTTTGCACAAGATTTTCCAGGGCGTTGCCCTTCGCTTCTACATTTCGCCCCTTTGGGACTATTTGTCTGTGCCATAGAATTCGACTTAACCATTGTAGTGTTAGCTACACCGATGACACGAATCTTCATGAATGTGGTAACTGCACAGCAATAGAGCCTTCCGGAGGTTGAACTCCGGAAGGCTCGTTAAGGCCAAATTGGCCTTATTTGATCACCATCATTCTGCCATAAAGGGTAGATTGCTTCTTTCCGCCAAGAGCCGTCATCTGCAGACGATAGAAATACGCGCCGGAGGTGAAGTCTTTGGCTTCAAACACGGCTTCGTGTTTGCCGGCAGATTTCATGCCCAGTTCTTTAACCAGCACGCTGCGTCCAAGCACGTCGAACACTTTGAGCGTGACCAAACCCGCCTCGGGCATGCCGAAACTGATGGTGGTGGAAGGATTGAAGGGATTGGGATAATTGCCGTAGAGGGTGAAGACTTCCGGAACGCCCTCTGCGCCAGCGTGATCTTTCACGCCAGTAATGACGGTGTTGGGATCCATAAAGGCCCACACCGGCGAGGCGCTATTGCCGCGCTCTTTGAACCACCAGGTCCAGTTGCCGTAATCATCCGCAGGATTGGGGCGGGTGTCGCCGTCGAACAACAAAGCGCCCAGGAAAATCACGCCATCGCCGCGGCCAGCGGGATAACCGACTTGCTTCAGGTCAATTGCCAGCTCGAGGTAGAAACCCTCATCAACATCCGCGGGATTATTGATGGTGGTGTTGGGCTTCATGGTAACGCCCACCGAGGCGCCGCCGGCAGCGATCAGATCCGTCAAATAACCGCCGGTCACGGGTTGTCCCGCTGCATCGAACCGCACGATGAATTCGCGGCCGATGAGATCATGGTTCTCCGGCTCGCGCACGACGCGATCGTTGATCATGAAGCGGATGCCGTCCCATTGTACGTCGGTGTCAACCGCAATCACGGCGCCGTCGCGCACATCCACGCCGAGGTACAGCATATCATCTTTGAAGAAATATTTGAACGTGGCGTCGCCGGGATCCAGAACGGCCGCGCGTCCGCCGCCAACTTCCGGCTGGAATTGGCCGCTGGCAATCGGACCAATGCTGGGATACGTCTCCCGCAGCGCATCATCGCCGAAACGCACGTCAAAGCTCGGTGCATATTGCCAGACTGCCTCGTTTAACTGGCCATCCACCGTGGGCGCCGGATAATTCACCGCATTCGGAACAATCAACTCCGGCCCAATTTCGGGAAGAACCGGAGTGTTAACCGTGACATTGGGCCGCGCATGAATGCGCACGGTGTTGCTCAGGAAAGCACTGAACGGGCCCTGTAACCACGTGCGGTTGCCGCTCAACTTGCCCGGAATCACCGGCCACTGCCAGTCCGTGTCATAGATCGAAATATTGAAACTGACGATATCACCTTGGGGCCGCGTCACATCATAGCCGCGCGGGGTCAGATTCAGCCGGAATTCCATGGTATAGCCCGCATCCGGCACCGTATCGGAATTGGTAATGCCTGCCACCGTTGTCGCAGCATCCCACAAAGCAACGTTATCCGGGTTTGTCCGGTCGCCAGCCGGACCAAAATAACCCGGCAATGCGCCAATGTTGGCCGTCGCCGGATCTGCCCAGGATT encodes the following:
- a CDS encoding TonB-dependent receptor, with protein sequence MFLPMLPVRKPYQRLHRWPGRMRAMILVFLLSVFSVGHAGTTGKLSGRVLDKQKEPLPGASIVLVGTTLGAAADLDGYYNILNIPPGTYRVQYSIIGYQTMVIQNILITSDKTTIQNVELSEETLAGEEVVVTAQRPVVETNLTSSVATVTSENIATLPVQELNDVVNLQAGVVDGHFRGGRLGEVQYQINGVTVNNPYDNSSTLRIDRSLLQEVQVISGTFDAEYGQAMSGVVNAVLKTGSDYFKWNAEAFASDYMFTSGDRRRVDDEFRPLSLQNYQLSVSGPTGLPKTFFIVSGRRYVNDGYIYGIRAFNPTDRADFETRVFTPTGDSAEVPLEYSREWSGLVKITNRSWNSLELSYQALGNWIDNKRYNFGFFYNPDGASKQRTYSFVHGFDVTHTVSKNTFYNLSFRQNLFDYQDFVYEDFYDARYDAAGPAKGDANYNIGLTVQGVDFTRFKQRTNSYVFKGSLTSQVKRDHLLKIGAEFQYSDLRFGVPGLIYSPGGTLIERRLVSTPLFSFQELETYKPIAFSAYAQDQIEWQDLIVRAGARWEYFDARATLPSDLQNPANAIAGAPLSSPKATTAKSSLAPRIGVSYPISTTAALFFAYGHFYQYPGLGQLFNNSDYSLLSELQAGASNYSVFGNPDIKPERTVQYEFGYKHAITDFLGLDFSIFYKDIRDLLGVEFISTYAAAEYARLTNVDFGNVLGFTIALDQRRLGLISTMLDYTWQRAQGNSSDPRETATRASAGEDPRPRQVPLNWDQRHTLNATITMDKPGNFSLSTIIRYGGGQPFTPEIGSGFGADLEANSGRKPAFVLVDVRAEKFFKFAGFNMSVFGRGFNVLDGRFSNGFVFSNTGSPDYSLNPETDRTTLADPNRYYPPRRIEVGLTVGAR
- a CDS encoding T9SS type A sorting domain-containing protein, which gives rise to MDPNTFVPGGEPGSRERADAIWARTVVDGTITLDGRLDEPAWNNAESVTLQYGKDAGIPGSGWRNEGAAEPSDPLDATLKFLVVGNQLYLGVAVKDSSVGAGLFNRFDGVLMNIRNKANPARPAPPFEYFYGWVSESWADPATANIGALPGYFGPAGDRTNPDNVALWDAATTVAGITNSDTVPDAGYTMEFRLNLTPRGYDVTRPQGDIVSFNISIYDTDWQWPVIPGKLSGNRTWLQGPFSAFLSNTVRIHARPNVTVNTPVLPEIGPELIVPNAVNYPAPTVDGQLNEAVWQYAPSFDVRFGDDALRETYPSIGPIASGQFQPEVGGGRAAVLDPGDATFKYFFKDDMLYLGVDVRDGAVIAVDTDVQWDGIRFMINDRVVREPENHDLIGREFIVRFDAAGQPVTGGYLTDLIAAGGASVGVTMKPNTTINNPADVDEGFYLELAIDLKQVGYPAGRGDGVIFLGALLFDGDTRPNPADDYGNWTWWFKERGNSASPVWAFMDPNTVITGVKDHAGAEGVPEVFTLYGNYPNPFNPSTTISFGMPEAGLVTLKVFDVLGRSVLVKELGMKSAGKHEAVFEAKDFTSGAYFYRLQMTALGGKKQSTLYGRMMVIK